The DNA segment GCCGGCCATCGTGGCGCTGCTGCCCGGCCTGGACGCCAGCCCGCCGCTCCGCAAGGACGAGATCGACACCTGGCTCAAGGCGCACGACATCTACGATGTGCTCGCGATGGACCTGCCCACGCAGGCCGCGACCTGGGCGCTTGCCGACCGCTTCGCCTGCGCCGTGCGCCTGCGGGCCACCCTGCGCACGGACGTCGTGGTCGACGTGACGCGCAACCTGACGGTCCGCTATACGCGCCAGCTGGGTGGGCCCAACGGCAACCGCAATACCGGCGTGCCCCTGTTCGAGGTGGTGGCCCTGGAGAAGCGGGATGCTTCGATCGCCGACATCTCCGCCGCGGGCGTGCCACAGACCCGCTACCCGTTCGTCGACTACTTCGGGGGTCGACTTGCCGAGCGCGTCGACGTGCCTCTTCACGACGACTGGACCTACTACATGCGTTCCAGCTATGACGCCCAGTACTACTCGTCGCCCTGGGATCCCACGTTCATCACCTATGAGTCCGGACACACCAGCTGGTACTACTACAGGCAGGACGCGCCGACTTCGGATCACGTCTTCTTCGTCACCGAAGAAGGTGACGATGCGGAGATGTGGAACCTCGACGAAACGGCGCGGATCATGCCCGACGGGCCGGGCTCGACCTTCCGGGTCGTCTGCGTCGTGCGTGACGATCGCATCGAATGGGTGTCGTTCAACGCCACGCCGGGCTCGGCGCTGGTCGAGGGCATCGTTGCGTTCCAGGCGCCCTGAGGGGGCGGGTGCGGACGACGCCTGCCCTCTCTCGTCACACGACTGCCGCCACGAAAACGAGGTTGTCCACCAAAGGGCCAGCCGCGGACCCGGCAAAACCGCTTATCGCACCAGCTGCACCTTCACCGTCGCCGCGCCCCCAGGCGTCCGCAGACGTCCCAGGTAGGTGCCGCTCGGCAGCGAGCGCCCCGCGTCGTCGCAGCCGTCCCAGGTCCAGGCCTGGGGCCCGGCCGCCAATGCACCGGCGGCCAGTACGCGCACGCGACGCCCCGCGATGTCGAACATCTCCAGCGTGGCGAAGCCGCCCGACGCCATCTCGAAGCGCAGTTCGGTGCGCGGATTGAACGGGTTCGGCGCCGCGACCAGGCGCGGGGTCGCCGCCGGAAGTGCCCCGGGAGCGCCCGCAGCGCCGGCGGCCGCGGCGAAGACGGCCGTGCGCGTGATTGTTCCGCCGGAAGGCATCACCGAGGTTGCGGGTGTCGTCTCGTCCGTCTCCAGCCAGCGCACGAAGACCGAGCCGGGCTCAGGCAGCGCCGTGATCGTGACCGGGTTGCCGCGGAACCAGGTACCGGTGAAGGGGAAAGGCGAGCCCGGCACCGGGAGGCCCGCCGTGTTGGCGTCGATCACGACGCCACCCATCGCCACGCTGCCACGTGCCGGGTCGCTCACATGCACCACGACCGTGCCGGTGCCCGGCAGGCCGAACATCGCCTGGTAGTGCTGGCGCACGTAGGGCGGACGATTGTCCGTGAACTCGCGCAGCCAGCTGACCCACTGCGCCCAGTCCTGGTCCACGTCCCAGCGCGCATACCAGGTGGGAATGGCCGGCTCGTACTGGTCGGCATAGCCGTCGATGATGGGCACGAGATGCGATGGGCGGAACGTCGTGTTCAGGTGGGCGGCCATCGCATTGATGAAGTCGCTCCGGAAGCCGTCGTTCTCCAGCAGGCCGCGCAGCAGTTCGGTCGACCAGGCCGGCACATCGGTGGCCTGGGTGGCGCCGAACAGGGCGTCGTAGTCGGCCCAGTGGAAGCAGGCGTCCATGTCCTTCAGGGACCAGCGCCACTTGCCGTCGTGGCCGTACGGCGCGCCGGCCACGGTGCCGGCGGTATTCCGGCGCCACATCACGACGTTGTTGTCCGGCCAGTCGGTGTTGGCGGCGTAGATCTCGGCCGTGCACCAGGCGATGTAGTTGGCCATGTCCATCAGCGAGTCGGCGTGCGCGAACGCGGCGGCGTTGTTCATGTCGTGCGCGGCTACGTAGTCGCGCAAAGCGAAATACGGCAGGTTGGCGTCGGCGGGCCCATCGTCGACCTCGCCGTTGTTCTCCAGAAGCACCACTTCGGATTCGGGAATGCCGTAGACCCGCTCGTAGTAGAAGCGGCTGTACTCGTCGCGCAGGTTCGCCAGGCCCCAGTACTCGCCGTCCAGGAACTGGATCACCGGGCGTCCGGCCTGCGTGTCGAAACCCATGTCGCCGAACATCGTGTGCAGGGCCAGGTCGCGGAAGTCGAGGTGGTATTAGTCGTCGCCGGAGCTGCGCAGGCGGAATCGTGCCCAGGCGGAGTAGGGCAGGTCCGGGAACAACTGGGTGCTGAAGTCGGTATCACCGTATTCGGCGTCGGCGTACAGTTTGAGCGACTTCTGCGGCAGGCGCACCGTCCAGCTGCCGCTGATGCGTGCGCCGGCGTCCTGCGAAAGCACCAGGCCGCCGCTCGCGTCGAACAACTCCACATGCACCGGCCGTTCCCAGGCTGAGCCGCTCTCGAAGTAGTTCCCGCTCCAGGCGATGTCCGGATCCCAGAGGTTGCCCGGCACATAGATGCCGGTCGCGTCGTCGAACAGGTTCGCCGGATCGGTCGCCAGCGAGATGACGGGGAAGAAACAGCGCGAGGCCACCTCCGCCCCGACGATGAAGGATTGTGTGACGACGGCGCTCGGTTCCAGGCCGCTGCGGAACGCGCGCGCCCGCACCACCGTGATCTTGTCGATGTTGCCCGCCGGCGGTCGCCACGCTTCGTGTCCGCTCGCGATGAAGTTCGTGGGGATCAGCGAGAAGAAGTTCGGGTCGTCCGCGCGATCGTCGACGGTGAAGGGCGCGGTGTAGAGCGGCGATGTCGCCGTCGGTACGCTGCCGTCGAGCGTGTAGCGGATCTGCGCGGCCTGGTCCAGGCAGGCCATGGAAAGGCTGAAGGACGCGGCGCGGAAGCCGGCCGGCCTCGAGAACAGCGGCGCAGGCACCGTGCCCGTGGGCAAGCCGTTGGCGGCGCCCGGAGTGGCCACCGGGTAGATCGACCACGTGGCGCCGCCGTCGGGCTGGCGCGCATACGAGCGGTCGGCAGTCAGCGCCATGGCCGGCGCCTGGTCCAGCAGTGTCACGCCGTTGGCCGCCGTCAGGAGCACGGGCTCCCCCGAGGCGCCCAGTTTGAAGTTGGTATGCAGCTGGCCGCCGCCGCGCACGCCGTTCTTGTCCGAGGCCCAGACCAGCAGCCAGCCGTGGGCCGGCACCGATCCCTGGGGGAACTGCCATTTGAGGGGCACCGCGGCGTCATCGCTCAACCAGCAACCGGTGAGGTTCACGGTCGCGGCCCCGGGATTGTAGAGCTCGATCCAGTCGGAGTAGGCTCCGTCCACATCGACCCGCGTGGCCGTGTTCGAACTCATGTACTCGTTGATGAACACGGTCTGGGCCGCAGCCGTCGAAGCGAAGGAGAGCAGCAGGAAGGTCAGAAGGCGTTTGGCAAAGGCGCGCATGGATGGGCCCTTCTTTCGCCTGCCGGCGGCCGCATCACCGCGACCGCCGGCTTCGGTTCCCCTCCGTAGCCTAGCGCACGAGCTGCATCTTGACCAGCGAGTTGCCCTCACTGGTGCGCAGGCGGCCCAGGTAGCCGCCGCTGGCCAGGGCGTGGCCATTTTCGTCGCGGCCGTCCCACGTGATCGCGTGATTCCCTGCCGCCAGGTCGCCGGCAGCGAGCGTCCGCATGCGGCGGCCCGCCAGGTCGAAGATCTCGAGCGTCACCGGTCCGTCCTGCGACAACTCGAAGCTGAGCGTTGTCTGCGGATTGAACGGGTTCGGGGCCACGGCAAGGCGCAGGGCGGGACGCGGCAGGTCGTTGTCGTCGGGCACGTCGGACAGCGAGTCCAGGCGCGCGTAGAGGGCCACGTTGTCCCAGCGCGTGTTGCCCGAGGCACCGGCGGCGTTGGTGCCGCTGAACAGCAGGCGCACGCGGAAGTCCGGGTTGTCGTTGGCCGCGGCAATGCCGGCGAAGTCCCAGCTGACCAGGCCCGGCACCTCGCTGATGGCCACGGTGCCGCCCAGCGGCAGCCAGTTGTCGGTGCCCGCGGCGGTGGCGTACTCCAGGCGCACTTCCTGGGCGCCGTTCGAGGAGCGCCAGACGGCTGCTGCCAGCAGCGGCTCGGCCAGCCCGGTCGTCGGCAGCGTGATGTGCAGTTCGCGCGTGTCGGACGGGTTGCGCACGCGCAGGCCGAGCCCCGCGGCGTTGCCCAGCTGCGCGTTCACGTCGGAGCCCGCCACGTTGTCCAGGTAGCCGGCGCCGGTGCCCGGCCAGGTGATGGTCGGTGCGCCGACCGCAGCCACGTCGGCGGCGACCGAGGTGAGCGTGCCGGCCGGCAGGCTGTTGAAGTGCCAGTAGTGCGCCAGTTGCGGCGGGTTGGCGTCGCTGGCGAACACCGCCGTGCGGGTGACCAGCGCCGCGCCCGGCGTCACGGTGATCGTCGGGGTCGTCTCGCCGGTCTCCTGCCAGCGCACGAAGGTCGAGCCGGCCGCCGGCAGCGCCGTCACGGTGACGGCATTGCCCTGGAAGTAGGCGCCGGTCCACGGGTAGGGCGAGCCGGGAACGGGCAGGCCCGGCGTGTTCGCGTCGATCACCAGCGTGTTCACGCGAACGGAGCCGCGTGCGGCGTCGCTGACATCGACCCGCACGCTGCCGGTGCCGGCCAGGCCGAAGAAGGACTGGTACTGCTGGCGCATGACGGCCGGGCGATTCACCGTGAAGGTACGGAAGGCCTGCACCTGCGCGTTCCAGTTCTCCGTCAGGGCCCAGCGCGCGTACCACGTCGGGATGGCTGGCGCGTAACGGTTCGCATGCTCGTCGATGATGCTGATCAGCCGCGACGACACGAAGGTGGCGTTCAGATGGTCGGCCGCGTTGTTGATGAAGTCGCGGCGGAAGCCGTCGTTCTCCAGCAGGCCGCGCAGCAGTTCGGTCGACCAGGGCGGATTCGGCCAGCTCGGACCGTTGGTGGCCGTCGCGGCGGCCAGCGCGTTGTAGGACGCGTCCTGGAACGAATCGTCCATGTCCTTCAGCGACCAGCGCCAGCGGCCGTCGTGCCCGGTGGGCGCGCCGAGGGCGTTGGTGGCCAGGTTGCGGCGCCAGAAGACGATGTTGTTGCCGGGCCAGTCGGTGTTCGCCGCGTAGATCTCGGCCGTGCAGTACTCGATGAAGTTGGCGACGTCCATGAGCGAGTCCACATGCGCGAACGCCGCCGGGTCGTTCATGTCGTGCGCGGCCACATAGGTGCGCAGCGCGAAGTACGGCAGGTTGCCGTCGGCGGGGCCGTCGTCGACCTCGCCGTCGTTCTCCAGGAGCACCACGTCGGCCTCGGGCACGCCGTACATGCGCTCGTAGTAGAAGCGGCTGTACTCGTCGCGCAGGTTGGCCAGACCCCAGTACTCGCCGTCCAGGAACTGGATCACCGGGCGGCCCGCCTGGCGGTCGAAGTCCAGGCCGTCGAACATCGCGTGGATCGAGAGGTCGCGGAAGCCGATATAGCCCCAGTCGTCGCCGGAGTTGCGCACGCGGAAGCGCGCATACGAAGTGGACGGCAGCTCGGGGAACAACTGCGCGCCGAAGGTGGGCTCGCCGTAGCCAATACCGGCGTACAGCTTCACGGTCTTCTGCGGCAGCTTCACCGTCGCGTTGCCGCTGATGCGGATGCCGGCATCCTGCGAGAGCACCACGTCGCCGGCTTCGTTGAACAGCTCGACATGCACCGGCCGCTCCCAGGCCGCGCCGCTCTGGAAGTAGTTGCCGGTCTCGTCGGCCCCGGGCACGTACAGGTTGCCCGGCACATAGATGCCGTTGGCGTTATCGAACAGGTTCACCGGGTCGGTCACCAGCGAGATGACCGGGAAGAAGCAGCGCGAAGCCACGTCCGGCCCCACGATGTACGAACGCGTGGCCACCTTGCCGGGCGTCAGGCCGGTGCGGAAAGCGCGTGCGCGCACGACCGTGATCTTGTCGATGGCGCCCACCGGCAGCCGCCAGGCGTAGTGGCCGGGCGCCATGAAGTTGGTCGGGATCGGCGCGTAGACCGCCGGGTCGCCGGCGCGGTCGTCGATGGTGATCGGGCCCGTGTACACCGGCGAGGTCGCGGTCGGCTCGCTGCCGTCGAGTGTGTAACGGATGGTGGCCAGCGGGTCGGTCGTGGCCAGTACCAGGCCGAACGAGGCGGCGTGGAAGCCGGCCTGCGCCGAGAAGACGGGCGTGGGCGCTACCTGCGTGGGTACGCCGTTGGCCGCGCCCGGCGTCGCCACGTTGTACACCGACCATGTGGCCGCGCCGTCGGGCTGCCGCGCGTACGACTGGTCCGCCGTCAGCAGCATCGCCGGCGCCTGGTCCAGCAGCGTCACGCCGTCGGCCGCCGTCAGCAGCAGCGGCTCGC comes from the bacterium genome and includes:
- a CDS encoding lamin tail domain-containing protein — its product is MRAFAKRLLTFLLLSFASTAAAQTVFINEYMSSNTATRVDVDGAYSDWIELYNPGAATVNLTGCWLSDDAAVPLKWQFPQGSVPAHGWLLVWASDKNGVRGGGQLHTNFKLGASGEPVLLTAANGVTLLDQAPAMALTADRSYARQPDGGATWSIYPVATPGAANGLPTGTVPAPLFSRPAGFRAASFSLSMACLDQAAQIRYTLDGSVPTATSPLYTAPFTVDDRADDPNFFSLIPTNFIASGHEAWRPPAGNIDKITVVRARAFRSGLEPSAVVTQSFIVGAEVASRCFFPVISLATDPANLFDDATGIYVPGNLWDPDIAWSGNYFESGSAWERPVHVELFDASGGLVLSQDAGARISGSWTVRLPQKSLKLYADAEYGDTDFSTQLFPDLPYSAWARFRLRSSGDD
- a CDS encoding CotH kinase family protein; amino-acid sequence: MGFDTQAGRPVIQFLDGEYWGLANLRDEYSRFYYERVYGIPESEVVLLENNGEVDDGPADANLPYFALRDYVAAHDMNNAAAFAHADSLMDMANYIAWCTAEIYAANTDWPDNNVVMWRRNTAGTVAGAPYGHDGKWRWSLKDMDACFHWADYDALFGATQATDVPAWSTELLRGLLENDGFRSDFINAMAAHLNTTFRPSHLVPIIDGYADQYEPAIPTWYARWDVDQDWAQWVSWLREFTDNRPPYVRQHYQAMFGLPGTGTVVVHVSDPARGSVAMGGVVIDANTAGLPVPGSPFPFTGTWFRGNPVTITALPEPGSVFVRWLETDETTPATSVMPSGGTITRTAVFAAAAGAAGAPGALPAATPRLVAAPNPFNPRTELRFEMASGGFATLEMFDIAGRRVRVLAAGALAAGPQAWTWDGCDDAGRSLPSGTYLGRLRTPGGAATVKVQLVR
- a CDS encoding CotH kinase family protein produces the protein MLHKSLRWLPVLAVACLLAGPAAAQSVVINEFMSTNTGTLADVDGAFSDWIELYNPGATAVNLTGAWLSDDAALPLKWQFPQGSVPAHGWLVVWASDKNGVLAGGQLHTNFKIGASGEPLLLTAADGVTLLDQAPAMLLTADQSYARQPDGAATWSVYNVATPGAANGVPTQVAPTPVFSAQAGFHAASFGLVLATTDPLATIRYTLDGSEPTATSPVYTGPITIDDRAGDPAVYAPIPTNFMAPGHYAWRLPVGAIDKITVVRARAFRTGLTPGKVATRSYIVGPDVASRCFFPVISLVTDPVNLFDNANGIYVPGNLYVPGADETGNYFQSGAAWERPVHVELFNEAGDVVLSQDAGIRISGNATVKLPQKTVKLYAGIGYGEPTFGAQLFPELPSTSYARFRVRNSGDDWGYIGFRDLSIHAMFDGLDFDRQAGRPVIQFLDGEYWGLANLRDEYSRFYYERMYGVPEADVVLLENDGEVDDGPADGNLPYFALRTYVAAHDMNDPAAFAHVDSLMDVANFIEYCTAEIYAANTDWPGNNIVFWRRNLATNALGAPTGHDGRWRWSLKDMDDSFQDASYNALAAATATNGPSWPNPPWSTELLRGLLENDGFRRDFINNAADHLNATFVSSRLISIIDEHANRYAPAIPTWYARWALTENWNAQVQAFRTFTVNRPAVMRQQYQSFFGLAGTGSVRVDVSDAARGSVRVNTLVIDANTPGLPVPGSPYPWTGAYFQGNAVTVTALPAAGSTFVRWQETGETTPTITVTPGAALVTRTAVFASDANPPQLAHYWHFNSLPAGTLTSVAADVAAVGAPTITWPGTGAGYLDNVAGSDVNAQLGNAAGLGLRVRNPSDTRELHITLPTTGLAEPLLAAAVWRSSNGAQEVRLEYATAAGTDNWLPLGGTVAISEVPGLVSWDFAGIAAANDNPDFRVRLLFSGTNAAGASGNTRWDNVALYARLDSLSDVPDDNDLPRPALRLAVAPNPFNPQTTLSFELSQDGPVTLEIFDLAGRRMRTLAAGDLAAGNHAITWDGRDENGHALASGGYLGRLRTSEGNSLVKMQLVR